In Pseudonocardia sp. C8, one genomic interval encodes:
- a CDS encoding TetR/AcrR family transcriptional regulator: protein MAGRGSRRSLVEHELLDQAAQLFAERGFEGTTLKDIAESIGVTRPSLYHYIDSKEDLLGMLVSGLTETAASELAEAEASDLSPAERLATSVRSICLRICAHPARFRLLDRSEHLLPDAFRERHEKAKRAILSHMSRIIENGVERGEFWPVDERAAAFSILGSCNWIAWWFRPDAPGADAGALVDQIAEMAVRSVARCDRRTRSSGIDDTFAAIRADLDLLQRQVSRTDGGDGRG from the coding sequence GTGGCCGGTCGCGGTTCGCGTCGCAGCCTGGTCGAGCACGAGCTGCTCGACCAGGCTGCACAGCTGTTCGCCGAGCGTGGCTTCGAAGGCACCACGCTGAAGGACATCGCCGAGTCGATCGGCGTGACCCGGCCGTCGCTGTACCACTACATCGACAGCAAGGAGGACCTGCTCGGGATGCTCGTCAGCGGGCTGACCGAGACCGCGGCGAGCGAGCTGGCCGAAGCCGAGGCCAGCGATCTCAGCCCGGCGGAACGCCTCGCGACGTCCGTCCGGTCGATCTGCCTGCGGATCTGTGCACATCCGGCGCGGTTCCGGCTGCTGGACCGGAGCGAACACCTGCTGCCCGACGCGTTCCGCGAGCGGCACGAGAAGGCCAAACGCGCGATCCTGTCGCACATGAGCCGGATCATCGAGAACGGCGTGGAACGGGGGGAGTTCTGGCCGGTCGACGAGCGCGCTGCCGCGTTCTCGATTCTCGGCTCCTGCAACTGGATCGCCTGGTGGTTCCGTCCCGACGCGCCGGGGGCCGACGCTGGCGCGCTGGTGGATCAGATAGCAGAGATGGCCGTGCGTTCGGTGGCCCGCTGCGATCGCCGGACGCGCTCCTCCGGCATCGACGACACGTTCGCTGCCATCCGGGCCGACCTCGACCTGCTCCAGCGTCAGGTCTCGCGCACCGACGGCGGGGACGGGCGAGGGTAA
- a CDS encoding CoA transferase subunit A, whose product MSKVVSLDEMVAAVPPGAVVSFGGGGMVRKPMAAVAALALRRTPVRVSVFLGGPDVDLMLGLGDVAELQFAYVGLDALGLSPHYRRAREKEGLPVVEWTEAMYIAGVEAGCRRVPFMPTRSGLGVDVMELPGTPFARFPCPLTGEMLTAVPAITPDVFVLHANEADRAGNVRITGDGFLDPQLARAATTVYVTAERVVDRLGGATEHETTISRLWVDGVAEVPEGSGFTASFPGRPLDYRVAGEYVERCTDPEWLREYAGALAAGVSR is encoded by the coding sequence ATGAGCAAGGTTGTCTCGCTCGACGAGATGGTGGCGGCCGTACCGCCCGGCGCCGTGGTGTCGTTCGGTGGCGGTGGCATGGTGCGCAAACCCATGGCCGCGGTGGCGGCACTGGCGCTGCGGCGCACGCCGGTCCGGGTGTCGGTGTTCCTCGGCGGCCCCGACGTCGACCTGATGCTCGGCCTCGGTGACGTGGCCGAGTTGCAGTTCGCCTACGTCGGGCTGGACGCTCTCGGGCTGTCACCGCACTACCGGCGGGCTCGCGAAAAGGAGGGGCTCCCGGTTGTGGAGTGGACCGAGGCGATGTACATCGCCGGCGTCGAGGCCGGCTGCCGGCGGGTGCCGTTCATGCCGACCCGCAGCGGGCTCGGCGTGGACGTGATGGAGCTGCCGGGGACCCCGTTCGCGCGCTTCCCGTGCCCGCTGACCGGCGAGATGCTCACTGCGGTCCCGGCGATCACCCCCGACGTGTTCGTCCTGCACGCCAACGAGGCGGACCGGGCCGGGAACGTGCGGATCACCGGGGACGGGTTCCTCGACCCGCAGCTGGCGCGCGCCGCGACGACGGTGTACGTGACGGCCGAGCGCGTCGTCGACCGGCTCGGCGGCGCCACCGAGCACGAGACGACCATCTCGCGGCTCTGGGTGGACGGGGTGGCCGAGGTGCCGGAGGGGAGCGGGTTCACCGCGTCCTTCCCGGGGCGCCCACTGGACTACCGAGTGGCGGGTGAGTACGTCGAGCGGTGCACGGACCCGGAGTGGCTGCGCGAGTACGCCGGCGCACTCGCCGCGGGGGTGTCCCGGTGA
- a CDS encoding CoA-transferase: MSAAEQAGGYTVEEQVISVLAQIYRGEVIAVGATACAEIATRLAKVLYAPEIVLMAGGSMAGYDCAATPKALNDEWVSSETAVRGSDWIETFDLISAGKYAICMGPVQVDRTGSCNISVLGDWRRPKVALIGSRGIPDDMVRLEELTFHVRRHTPRSIVERVDFRCGLGFGPERDKIGLTLGEPRMLVTDLGVFDFDRTGAGMRVRSLHAGVTFDDVAAATGFELLPPDGEIPATPPPTAEELRLIREVIDPLGVRRLDAPAPPAGLLAELAEAERDLWTTAPGGHR; encoded by the coding sequence GTGAGCGCGGCGGAGCAGGCCGGCGGGTACACGGTCGAGGAGCAGGTCATCTCGGTCCTCGCGCAGATCTACCGCGGCGAGGTCATCGCCGTCGGCGCGACGGCGTGTGCGGAGATCGCGACCCGGTTGGCGAAGGTCCTCTACGCACCCGAGATCGTGCTGATGGCCGGCGGGAGCATGGCCGGCTACGACTGCGCGGCCACGCCGAAAGCCCTCAACGACGAGTGGGTGTCGTCGGAGACGGCGGTGCGCGGCTCGGACTGGATCGAGACCTTTGACCTCATCTCGGCGGGCAAGTACGCGATCTGCATGGGTCCGGTCCAGGTCGACCGGACCGGGTCGTGCAACATCTCCGTGCTCGGCGACTGGCGGCGTCCCAAGGTCGCCCTCATCGGTTCACGGGGCATCCCCGACGACATGGTCCGGCTCGAGGAGCTGACGTTCCACGTCCGCAGGCACACGCCCCGCTCGATCGTCGAGCGGGTCGACTTCCGGTGCGGGCTGGGGTTCGGCCCGGAGCGCGACAAGATCGGCCTCACGCTCGGCGAACCGCGGATGCTGGTGACCGACCTCGGCGTCTTCGACTTCGACCGCACCGGGGCCGGCATGCGCGTACGCTCCTTGCACGCCGGCGTGACCTTCGACGACGTCGCCGCCGCGACCGGTTTCGAGCTGCTGCCTCCCGACGGTGAGATCCCCGCGACGCCGCCGCCGACCGCCGAGGAGCTGCGCCTGATCCGCGAGGTGATCGACCCGCTCGGGGTGCGCCGGCTCGACGCCCCCGCACCGCCGGCCGGGCTGCTCGCCGAGCTCGCCGAGGCCGAGCGTGACCTCTGGACCACCGCACCGGGGGGACACCGATGA
- a CDS encoding acyl-CoA dehydrogenase family protein, with protein sequence MSWDFDTDPETAAELAWIREFIDTKAIPLESLELDVDEFDRAAAPLIEEVKDRGLWAAHLPPEHGGTGRGQLRLALMNEIVGRSRVGPTLFGTAPPDSGNLELLASHATPEQRERYFDPLLAGTVRSSVAMTEPDAGADPTLLSTRLERDGDGWVLNGHKWFATNASLADFLLVMAVSEPEAAPRDRATVVIVDRCTPGVDVRRDIASMEDPQPRPGQIENHCEVVLTDVRLPAGSVLGRPGQAFAMMQERLGPARVHHCMRWIGQAQRALDMLCERATYRFSHGSTLAEKQTVQNWIADSAAEIAAARLLTLHAAWRIDTVGSKAARTDIALIKFYGAAVLHDVIDRAVQAHGSLGFSADLPLESMYRRARAARIYDGPDEVHRQSAARMLLRGYTPPADGVPTEHLPRRRAAARTQFAGALAADPPTHDTEEGRR encoded by the coding sequence ATGAGCTGGGACTTCGACACCGACCCCGAGACGGCCGCGGAGCTGGCCTGGATCCGCGAGTTCATCGACACCAAGGCGATCCCGCTGGAGTCGCTCGAGCTCGACGTAGACGAGTTCGACCGCGCCGCCGCACCGCTGATCGAGGAGGTCAAGGACCGCGGGTTGTGGGCCGCGCACCTGCCGCCCGAACACGGCGGCACCGGCCGGGGCCAGCTACGCCTCGCGCTGATGAACGAGATCGTCGGCCGGTCCCGGGTCGGCCCGACCCTGTTCGGCACGGCCCCGCCGGACTCCGGGAACCTCGAGCTGCTGGCCTCGCACGCGACGCCGGAGCAGCGCGAACGCTACTTCGACCCGCTCCTCGCGGGGACGGTCCGCTCGTCGGTGGCGATGACCGAACCCGACGCGGGCGCCGACCCCACCCTGCTGTCCACCCGGCTGGAACGCGACGGCGACGGCTGGGTGCTCAACGGGCACAAGTGGTTCGCCACCAACGCCTCGCTCGCCGACTTCCTGCTGGTCATGGCGGTGTCCGAGCCGGAGGCCGCGCCGCGGGACCGGGCGACGGTCGTCATCGTCGACCGGTGCACGCCCGGGGTCGACGTCCGCCGCGACATCGCCTCGATGGAGGACCCGCAGCCGCGGCCGGGACAGATCGAGAACCACTGCGAGGTCGTCCTCACCGACGTCCGGCTGCCCGCCGGCTCGGTACTGGGCCGGCCCGGGCAGGCGTTCGCGATGATGCAGGAGCGGCTCGGCCCGGCCCGGGTGCACCACTGCATGCGCTGGATCGGACAGGCCCAGCGAGCCCTGGACATGCTGTGCGAGCGAGCCACTTACCGCTTCTCGCACGGATCCACGCTGGCCGAGAAGCAGACCGTCCAGAACTGGATCGCCGACTCGGCCGCCGAGATCGCCGCGGCCCGGCTGCTCACCCTGCACGCGGCCTGGCGGATCGACACGGTCGGGTCGAAGGCGGCCCGGACCGACATCGCGCTGATCAAGTTCTACGGCGCGGCGGTGCTGCACGACGTGATCGACCGCGCCGTGCAGGCCCACGGCTCGCTCGGCTTCTCCGCCGACCTGCCGCTGGAGTCGATGTACCGGCGCGCCCGGGCCGCCCGGATCTACGACGGCCCCGACGAGGTGCACCGGCAGAGCGCCGCGCGGATGCTGCTGCGCGGCTACACCCCGCCGGCCGACGGTGTGCCGACCGAGCACCTCCCCCGCCGGCGCGCGGCCGCACGCACCCAGTTCGCCGGGGCCCTCGCCGCGGACCCACCGACACACGACACCGAGGAAGGCCGCCGATGA
- a CDS encoding enoyl-CoA hydratase has translation MTSTVQYEVVEPGIGVITLNRPDKRNAQDVRMTYELNDAFERAARDDAVKVIVLAAAGPHFSAGHDLNDVVWHDEFTQVSNWGGYGEPGAEGWVAREEEIYLEMCARWRSIPKPTIAAVQGRAIGGGLMLAWVCDLIIAADDAVFCDPVVAMGVCGVEWFVHPWELGPRKAKELLFTSGSWDADEAHRLGMVNSVVPRDELTDATLALARRIAAQPMFALRLTKEAVNQATDIQGQPSAVRAAFSLHQLAHTHNLERYGICLDPAGIPPALQDRFPQAEPDDKLRAERRADRVAAVADHPHPGKAQA, from the coding sequence ATGACGTCAACAGTTCAGTACGAGGTCGTCGAACCGGGGATCGGCGTGATCACGTTGAACCGCCCGGACAAGCGCAACGCGCAGGACGTCCGCATGACTTACGAGCTCAACGACGCGTTCGAGCGCGCCGCGCGCGACGACGCGGTCAAGGTGATCGTGCTGGCCGCCGCCGGCCCGCACTTCTCGGCCGGGCACGACCTGAACGACGTCGTGTGGCACGACGAGTTCACCCAGGTCAGCAACTGGGGCGGTTACGGCGAACCCGGGGCCGAGGGGTGGGTCGCCCGCGAGGAGGAGATCTACCTGGAGATGTGCGCGCGCTGGCGGTCGATCCCGAAGCCGACCATCGCCGCGGTCCAGGGCCGGGCGATCGGCGGCGGGCTGATGCTCGCCTGGGTCTGCGATCTCATCATCGCCGCCGACGACGCCGTCTTCTGCGACCCGGTGGTCGCCATGGGCGTCTGCGGCGTGGAGTGGTTCGTCCACCCCTGGGAGCTCGGCCCGCGCAAGGCCAAGGAGCTGCTGTTCACCTCGGGCTCCTGGGACGCCGACGAGGCCCACCGCCTCGGGATGGTCAACAGCGTGGTCCCGCGCGACGAACTCACCGATGCCACCCTCGCGCTCGCGCGACGGATCGCCGCGCAGCCGATGTTCGCGCTGCGGCTGACGAAGGAGGCGGTGAACCAGGCGACCGACATCCAAGGACAGCCCTCGGCGGTGCGGGCGGCCTTCTCCCTGCACCAGCTCGCGCACACCCACAACCTGGAGCGGTACGGGATCTGCCTGGACCCGGCCGGCATCCCGCCGGCCCTGCAGGACCGCTTCCCCCAGGCCGAGCCGGACGACAAGCTCCGGGCGGAACGCCGCGCCGACCGGGTCGCGGCCGTCGCGGACCACCCCCACCCCGGAAAGGCGCAGGCATGA
- a CDS encoding hydantoinase/oxoprolinase family protein: MSYVIGIDVGGTFTDAVAARDDGTMISTKTPSTPPDYAEGVVRVLDELSEQIGLDCSELLADTSYIAHGTTSALNALVIGDVGTVGWLTTAGHRDSIYIMNVVGRYAGNSPEQIQDILHTRKPVPLVPKSRAKEVVERIDYKGSVIVPLDEEQAREQIRDLIDQDVDAIAISTLWSFRNPVHERRLRELVHEQAAGMYVTLSSELSPRIREFSRNATTIMSTQVGPALARYLEPLEDRLRRSGLRGPLLVMQGNGGTLAAREAPKTAITTVGSVLSGGVTGATRLADQLGHRNVICTDVGGTTFLVGLIVDGEPVRSTHTVINQHIIDVPMLKVQAIGSGGGAIAHVDAGGNLRVGPRSAQAVPGPACYDQGGTEPTVTDADLVLGILNPDNFLGGRKTLSVKRAREAIEAHIAAPLGLSVEDAAAAVFAVQNSQTADLVRKVVVESGEDPRDFVAYAFGGAGPVHCFSYGAELGVARTVVPLGPSAAAFSAYGLAASNVGVIKEASDPATYPVPPAQVNKAFEALEAEARDALRSQGVELVDVVLRREIDIRYTMQFAELATPVPAGPLGEDDLAAVITSFEERYARTFGEGTGYSDAGFQFITYRVRATGVLPAEVVLPEAEPSAGHDVTDAITGHRPVLLDPRYGFVDTAVYDYRRLAPGDRFTGPAVVEVPTTTVAVSAHDTAEIDRLGNLVLHHHTEER; this comes from the coding sequence ATGAGCTACGTGATCGGTATCGACGTCGGGGGCACGTTCACCGACGCCGTCGCGGCACGCGACGACGGCACCATGATCTCGACCAAGACGCCCTCGACCCCGCCCGACTACGCCGAGGGCGTCGTCCGGGTGCTCGACGAGCTCTCGGAGCAGATCGGGCTCGACTGCTCCGAGCTGCTCGCCGACACCTCCTACATCGCCCACGGCACCACGTCGGCCCTCAACGCGCTGGTCATCGGCGACGTCGGCACGGTCGGCTGGCTCACCACGGCCGGGCACCGGGACTCGATCTACATCATGAACGTGGTCGGCCGGTACGCCGGCAACAGCCCCGAGCAGATCCAGGACATCCTGCACACCCGCAAGCCGGTGCCGCTGGTCCCGAAGAGCCGGGCCAAGGAGGTCGTCGAGCGGATCGACTACAAGGGCAGTGTGATCGTCCCGCTGGACGAGGAGCAGGCCCGCGAGCAGATCCGCGACCTGATCGACCAGGACGTCGACGCGATCGCGATCTCGACGCTGTGGTCCTTCCGGAACCCGGTGCACGAGCGCCGGCTGCGCGAGCTCGTGCACGAGCAGGCAGCCGGGATGTACGTGACGCTGTCCAGCGAGCTCTCCCCGCGGATCCGGGAGTTCTCCCGCAACGCCACGACGATCATGAGCACCCAGGTCGGGCCGGCGCTGGCCCGCTACCTGGAACCGCTGGAGGACCGGCTGCGACGCTCCGGCCTGCGCGGTCCGCTGCTCGTCATGCAGGGCAACGGGGGCACGCTCGCCGCCCGGGAGGCCCCGAAGACCGCCATCACCACCGTCGGGTCGGTGCTCAGCGGCGGGGTGACCGGCGCGACCCGGCTCGCCGACCAGCTCGGGCACCGCAACGTCATCTGCACCGACGTCGGCGGCACGACGTTCCTGGTGGGCCTGATCGTCGACGGCGAACCCGTCCGGTCCACCCACACGGTGATCAACCAGCACATCATCGACGTGCCGATGCTCAAGGTTCAGGCCATCGGCAGCGGCGGTGGCGCCATCGCGCACGTCGACGCAGGCGGCAACCTCCGGGTGGGGCCGCGCAGCGCGCAGGCCGTCCCGGGCCCGGCCTGCTACGACCAGGGCGGCACCGAGCCGACCGTCACCGACGCCGACCTGGTGCTCGGCATCCTCAACCCGGACAACTTCCTCGGCGGCCGAAAGACGCTGTCGGTGAAGCGGGCCCGGGAGGCCATCGAGGCGCACATCGCCGCCCCGCTGGGGCTCAGCGTCGAGGACGCGGCCGCAGCCGTGTTCGCGGTGCAGAACTCGCAGACCGCCGACCTGGTGCGCAAGGTCGTCGTCGAGTCCGGGGAGGACCCCCGCGACTTCGTGGCCTACGCCTTCGGCGGCGCCGGACCGGTGCACTGCTTCTCCTACGGCGCCGAGCTCGGGGTCGCGCGGACCGTGGTGCCGCTCGGGCCGTCGGCCGCGGCGTTCTCGGCCTACGGCCTGGCGGCCAGCAACGTCGGTGTGATCAAGGAGGCGTCCGATCCGGCCACCTACCCGGTGCCGCCGGCGCAGGTCAACAAGGCGTTCGAGGCGCTCGAGGCCGAGGCCCGCGATGCCCTGCGCTCGCAGGGGGTCGAGCTCGTCGACGTCGTGCTGCGCCGCGAGATCGACATCCGCTACACCATGCAGTTCGCCGAGCTCGCGACGCCGGTCCCCGCGGGACCGCTCGGTGAGGACGACCTGGCGGCGGTGATCACCAGCTTCGAGGAGCGCTACGCACGCACCTTCGGCGAGGGGACCGGGTACTCCGACGCCGGCTTCCAGTTCATCACCTACCGCGTCCGCGCCACCGGCGTGCTGCCGGCCGAGGTCGTGCTCCCCGAGGCCGAACCGTCGGCCGGGCACGACGTCACCGACGCGATCACCGGTCACCGGCCGGTGCTGCTCGACCCGCGGTACGGCTTCGTCGACACCGCGGTCTACGACTATCGCCGGCTCGCTCCCGGGGACCGTTTCACCGGCCCCGCGGTCGTCGAGGTCCCGACCACGACCGTCGCGGTCTCGGCCCACGACACCGCAGAGATCGACCGGCTCGGCAACCTCGTCCTGCACCACCACACCGAGGAGCGATGA
- a CDS encoding hydantoinase B/oxoprolinase family protein — protein MTAVPGSEIFNSRPVDVEALRAGVPAGLRLHTVGQDLVDGLDPLTYEVVRHRLWSITDEMGETLKRMSGSVVVTEANDFDFAICDEVGQEVQIGLYNTFLSASLDLAVYWTLQHRAENPGIADGDMFLCNDPWVGGGLHQNDATVFAPIFFDGQLFSWSSAVAHQLDVGGVAPGSWTPRAQDVFWESLPTPPIKVVRDNVLQRDVAEMWTRRSRTPMLLSLDLRAKVGANITAQTRMRRLLDAYGPDTVKAVMKRIMDDAEQRLRAKLRELPDGTWRATGYQEHSGQGDRGLYKIELAMTKTHDRLVFDFRGTDAQTGMINCPYSGVRAGIMSALLPVLAGDIPWAGGGLMRCFDIIADEGTMINASFPAAVGKGPVGPAWAAGNLVNECLAKMLDSRPHSRRAVQSVCAGTFDMVALAGVDQRRTPFVSLVMDTMAGGYGAGVDRDGVDTGGMFVIPMGRAPDAEMTEFTSPVLLLWRREEIDSGGPGTQRGGVSGSVCLVPHDTPAPLGAVFSGSGKTTSQNTGLAGGYPGNSQLDIVLRGAAARQALAAGRIPKDLAEVGGTRDVMGGEVETGISLDDAVFVHWQSGGGYGDPLHRDPEAVATDVREARVSPAAATDVYGVVLDDAGQVAAEATRARRAVLRTERRTAAGLDGGGEQPAGHPDVDGEQLDDNQVLGADGTVRCRHCGTDLGDLGEHYLAQLPRVQIPPSGAGPHVWADPSTYIDRDVVFRQVLCPGCATALLSQVVPADHPLPADVLGAGGHCAH, from the coding sequence ATGACCGCGGTTCCCGGATCGGAGATCTTCAACAGCCGCCCCGTCGACGTCGAGGCCCTGCGCGCCGGGGTGCCGGCCGGCCTGCGGCTGCACACGGTGGGCCAGGACCTCGTCGACGGCCTGGACCCACTGACCTACGAGGTGGTCCGCCACCGCCTGTGGTCGATCACCGACGAGATGGGCGAGACGCTCAAGCGGATGTCGGGCTCGGTCGTGGTGACCGAGGCGAACGACTTCGACTTCGCGATCTGCGACGAGGTCGGGCAAGAGGTGCAGATCGGGCTGTACAACACCTTCCTCTCGGCCTCCCTGGACCTTGCCGTCTACTGGACGCTGCAGCACCGGGCGGAGAACCCCGGCATCGCCGACGGCGACATGTTCCTGTGCAACGACCCGTGGGTCGGCGGCGGGCTGCACCAGAACGACGCCACCGTGTTCGCCCCGATCTTCTTCGACGGCCAGCTGTTCAGCTGGTCCTCCGCGGTCGCCCACCAGCTCGACGTCGGGGGTGTCGCGCCGGGATCGTGGACACCGCGCGCCCAGGACGTCTTCTGGGAGTCGCTGCCCACCCCGCCGATCAAGGTGGTCCGGGACAACGTGCTGCAGCGCGACGTCGCCGAGATGTGGACCCGACGGTCCCGCACCCCGATGCTGCTCTCGCTCGACCTGCGGGCGAAGGTGGGCGCGAACATCACCGCCCAGACCCGGATGCGGCGGCTGCTGGACGCCTACGGCCCGGACACCGTCAAGGCCGTCATGAAGCGGATCATGGACGACGCCGAGCAGCGACTGCGCGCCAAGCTCCGTGAGCTGCCCGACGGGACCTGGCGCGCCACCGGCTACCAGGAGCACTCCGGGCAGGGCGACCGCGGCCTGTACAAGATCGAGCTCGCGATGACCAAGACCCACGACCGGCTGGTCTTCGACTTCCGCGGCACCGACGCGCAGACCGGCATGATCAACTGCCCGTACTCGGGGGTCCGCGCGGGGATCATGTCGGCACTGCTGCCGGTGCTGGCCGGGGACATCCCCTGGGCCGGCGGCGGGCTGATGCGGTGCTTCGACATCATCGCCGACGAGGGAACGATGATCAACGCGTCGTTCCCGGCCGCGGTCGGGAAGGGACCGGTCGGACCGGCCTGGGCGGCCGGGAACCTGGTCAACGAGTGCCTCGCCAAGATGCTCGACTCCCGGCCACACTCCCGCCGGGCCGTGCAGTCGGTGTGCGCCGGAACCTTCGACATGGTCGCGCTGGCCGGCGTCGACCAGCGCCGGACACCGTTCGTCTCGCTGGTCATGGACACAATGGCCGGGGGCTACGGCGCCGGCGTCGACCGGGACGGGGTGGACACCGGCGGCATGTTCGTCATCCCGATGGGGCGTGCCCCGGACGCCGAGATGACCGAGTTCACCTCCCCCGTGCTGCTGCTCTGGCGGCGGGAGGAGATCGACTCCGGCGGCCCGGGCACCCAGCGGGGCGGCGTCAGCGGATCGGTGTGCCTCGTCCCGCACGACACCCCCGCCCCGCTCGGGGCCGTGTTCTCGGGCTCGGGCAAGACCACCAGCCAGAACACCGGGCTCGCCGGCGGCTATCCCGGCAACAGCCAGCTCGACATCGTGCTGCGTGGCGCGGCGGCGCGGCAGGCGCTGGCCGCCGGCCGGATCCCGAAGGACCTGGCCGAGGTCGGCGGCACCCGGGACGTCATGGGCGGCGAGGTCGAAACCGGGATCTCCCTCGACGACGCGGTGTTCGTGCACTGGCAGAGCGGCGGCGGCTACGGGGACCCGCTGCACCGCGATCCGGAGGCCGTCGCCACCGACGTCCGGGAAGCCCGGGTCTCCCCCGCAGCCGCGACCGACGTGTACGGGGTCGTGCTCGACGACGCCGGCCAGGTGGCCGCCGAGGCAACCCGGGCCCGGCGCGCGGTGCTGCGCACCGAACGCCGCACCGCGGCCGGTCTGGACGGCGGCGGCGAGCAACCGGCCGGGCATCCGGACGTCGACGGCGAGCAGCTCGACGACAACCAGGTCCTCGGTGCCGACGGGACGGTGCGGTGCCGGCACTGCGGGACCGACCTGGGCGACCTCGGCGAGCACTACCTGGCGCAGCTTCCCCGGGTGCAGATCCCGCCGTCGGGTGCCGGACCGCACGTCTGGGCCGACCCGTCGACCTACATCGACCGGGACGTCGTGTTCCGCCAGGTCCTGTGCCCGGGCTGCGCGACGGCGTTGCTCAGCCAGGTCGTGCCGGCCGACCACCCGCTCCCGGCGGACGTCCTCGGGGCGGGGGGCCACTGTGCGCACTGA
- a CDS encoding AMP-binding protein translates to MRTEHPTGPFPRHPEPLAARYRAAGAWEDTTIGAELRRTATRFPDRVAVVDDERRLTYAELDRAATNVARMLADDGLRAGDVVIVQSGNVVETLVGMYGLVRAGLVPVCALPQSGPRDIADLATITGARGHLVQADWPRSDLPAAAVALRADHDIRTLTVRGEVDGALCLDHPGDRSGAVLPRAGAEDVALLQLSGGTTGTPKLIPRLHCDYLCNARAWARVSEWDEHVVAMHALPVAHNAGLVLCVLPAMLAGGTVVLAPGADAATIARLVAREQVTDMVVNATVVYRLLSSPEVGRSDLASLRRMAVGPQTPEYAARLESELGVRALGVFGMGEGMIMRTPWDAPREARLHTVGTPIHPLDEVRILDEDRTDVPPGEIGELACRGPYTIPGYYAAPEHNARAFTPDGFYLTGDLARAREIGGTTYYSIEGRIKDNVNRGGEKVHADEIERLLVTHPAIAEVAVVGMPDPELGERVCAYVVPRAGAAAPTVADLAGFLLGHGLAKFKLPERVEIRAELPTTSIRKVAKNRLRADIAELLARERSTAVGT, encoded by the coding sequence GTGCGCACTGAGCACCCGACCGGGCCGTTCCCGCGGCACCCGGAGCCGCTCGCCGCGCGCTACCGCGCCGCCGGGGCCTGGGAGGACACCACCATCGGTGCGGAGCTGCGGCGCACCGCCACGCGGTTCCCGGACCGCGTGGCGGTGGTCGACGACGAGCGGCGCCTGACCTACGCCGAGCTCGACCGGGCGGCCACCAACGTCGCCAGGATGCTGGCGGACGACGGCCTGCGCGCCGGCGACGTGGTGATCGTCCAGTCCGGCAACGTGGTCGAGACCCTCGTCGGCATGTACGGGCTGGTCCGGGCCGGGCTGGTACCGGTGTGCGCGCTGCCGCAGTCGGGCCCGCGCGACATCGCCGACCTCGCCACGATCACCGGGGCGCGCGGGCATCTGGTGCAGGCCGACTGGCCCCGCTCCGACCTGCCGGCGGCGGCGGTCGCGCTGCGGGCGGACCACGACATCCGGACGCTGACCGTCCGGGGCGAGGTGGACGGCGCGCTGTGCCTGGATCACCCCGGTGACCGGTCCGGCGCCGTGCTCCCGCGCGCCGGCGCGGAGGACGTCGCTCTGCTGCAGCTCTCCGGCGGTACCACCGGTACTCCGAAACTGATCCCCCGGCTGCACTGCGACTACCTCTGCAACGCCCGGGCGTGGGCGCGCGTGTCGGAATGGGACGAGCACGTCGTCGCGATGCACGCGCTGCCCGTGGCGCACAACGCCGGCCTGGTGCTGTGCGTGCTGCCCGCGATGCTCGCCGGCGGCACGGTCGTCCTCGCCCCGGGCGCGGACGCCGCCACCATCGCCCGGCTCGTCGCCCGGGAGCAGGTCACCGACATGGTCGTCAACGCGACCGTCGTCTACCGCCTGCTCTCCTCGCCGGAGGTCGGCCGGAGCGACCTGGCGTCCCTGCGCCGGATGGCCGTCGGCCCGCAGACCCCGGAGTACGCCGCCCGGCTGGAGTCCGAGCTGGGCGTCCGGGCGCTCGGTGTGTTCGGGATGGGTGAGGGCATGATCATGCGGACCCCCTGGGACGCCCCGCGCGAGGCCAGGCTGCACACCGTCGGTACCCCGATCCACCCGCTCGACGAGGTCCGGATCCTCGACGAGGACCGCACCGACGTGCCGCCCGGGGAGATCGGTGAGCTAGCCTGCCGGGGCCCGTACACGATCCCGGGCTACTACGCCGCTCCCGAGCACAATGCGAGGGCTTTCACCCCGGACGGTTTCTACCTCACCGGTGACCTGGCGCGGGCCCGCGAGATCGGGGGGACGACCTACTACTCGATCGAGGGGCGGATCAAGGACAACGTCAACCGGGGCGGGGAGAAGGTCCACGCCGACGAGATCGAGCGGCTGCTGGTGACCCACCCGGCGATCGCCGAGGTCGCCGTCGTCGGGATGCCCGACCCCGAGCTCGGGGAACGGGTGTGCGCCTACGTCGTACCGCGCGCCGGGGCCGCGGCACCCACGGTCGCCGACCTCGCCGGTTTCCTGCTCGGCCACGGCCTGGCGAAGTTCAAGCTGCCCGAGCGGGTCGAGATCCGCGCCGAGCTGCCGACGACCAGCATCCGCAAGGTCGCCAAGAACCGGCTCCGTGCCGACATCGCCGAGCTGCTGGCCCGGGAGCGCTCCACGGCGGTGGGCACGTGA